From a region of the Mauremys mutica isolate MM-2020 ecotype Southern chromosome 12, ASM2049712v1, whole genome shotgun sequence genome:
- the LOC123346861 gene encoding olfactory receptor 14A16-like, whose product MENLLIFMAIAFDYHLHSPMYFFLMNLSVLDLGSISVIVPKSMANSVMDTRSISYAGCVAQVFFFVFLVGADFSLLTVMAYDRYVAICQPLHYERMMNIRACVKMAAGAWISGILYSVLHTGNTFALTFCGGNMVDQFFCEIPQLLKLACSDTYLSEVGVLVFSVCLLLGCFVFIIVSYVKIFKSVLRIPSEQGRHKALSTCLPHLTVVSLFVCTGIFVYLKPTSSSPSALDLVVAVLYSVLPPILNPIIYSMRNKEMKAALRRLTGCR is encoded by the coding sequence ATGGAGAATCTTCTTATCTTCATGGCCATAGCCTTCGACTACCACCTTCAcagccccatgtacttcttcctgatgaatctgtccGTCCTAGATCTTGGCTCCAtctctgtcattgtccccaaatccatggccaactccGTCATGGACACCAGGTCTATTTCCTATGCTGGATGTGTTGCCCAAGTCTTTTTCTTCGTCTTCTTGGTGGGAGCGGATTTTTCTCTTCTCACCGTTATGGCCTACGACAgatatgtcgccatctgccaaccactgcactatgagagaaTGATGAATATCAGAGCTTGTGTCAAAATggcagctggtgcctggatcagTGGGATTCTCTACTCTGTGCTACACACCGGGAACACATTTGCATTGAccttctgtggaggcaacatggtggatcagttcttctgtgagaTCCCCCAGCTACTCAAGCTTGCCTGCTCCGACACATATCTTAGTGAAGTTGGGGTTCTTGTCTTTAGTGTGTGTTTACTTTTAGGCTGCTTTGTTTTTATCATTGTGTCATATGTTAAAATCTTCAAATCAGTGCtcagaatcccctctgagcagggccggcataaaGCCCTATCAACCTGCCttcctcacctcactgtggtctccTTGTTTGTTTGCACTGGCATCTTTGTttacctgaaacccacctccagctccccaTCTGCTCTGGATCTCgtggtggctgttctctattcCGTATTGCCACCAATCTTGAATCCAAttatctacagcatgaggaacaaggagatgaaAGCTGCCCTGAGGAGACTGACTGGGTGTAGGTAA